One genomic region from Vibrio cyclitrophicus encodes:
- the arcB gene encoding aerobic respiration two-component sensor histidine kinase ArcB — protein MKPMKNLAQYYVDLLVKLGIVRFSILLALALVALAVVVQVGITLALKGNVDDIDIVRSVFFGLVITPWAVYFLSVVVDQLEESRQRLAKLVSKLGDMRERDQELNNKLQLNIEKLNQEIEEREKAEEARAEAMHDLENEVFQRERTQLELAERTALLRSFIDASPDLIYYRNEDGVFSGCNRAVEELTGKTEKDLVGLTPWDVYSKEIAQQVVETDKKVFSDNQALTYDQWLEYPDGRKSYFELRKVPFYSKDGRHLGLVGFGRDITERKEHQESLEKASRDKTTFISTISHELRTPLNGIIGLSRMLLDSQLTPEQRKHMQTIKVSAVTLGNIFNDIIDMDKFDRRKLELFPTPINFEDFVVEIESISALMAEQKGLRFDLERLSDLPASVEVDGTRLRQVLWNLVSNAMKFTKGGGVVMTVSADIDGDFADITMEVEDTGIGIPESEIEKIFAMYYQVKSGADNLHAVGTGIGLAVSKQLINMMDGDIDVTSEEGFGSTFTVSIRVPVNHDTQALIKTPRKQSNLKIFMVEDIELNITVARSLLESLGHEVTVVMTGKEAQIVFNPKDYDLVLLDIQLPDMTGFDIAQYYREKYSQLPPLVALTANVLSNKQEYFQKGMDEAISKPLSVRAIQDVISELIEDAPEVNEKAKGIDTVKDVEKATGVEKATGVEKVVARKPVLSSVDTALLDIDMLESYVDIVGPKPVLDSIVMFENMMPEYMEILNSNMVAKDQDSIVSEAHKIKGAAGSIGLKRIQQVAQKAQSPDMPAWWENISDWVDEINNEYQNDIEVLKSWLNQR, from the coding sequence ATGAAACCCATGAAAAATCTCGCTCAGTATTACGTAGATCTACTCGTAAAACTGGGGATTGTCCGCTTTTCTATCTTACTCGCCTTAGCGCTTGTTGCCCTCGCTGTTGTTGTGCAAGTCGGTATTACCCTCGCACTCAAAGGCAATGTTGATGACATCGACATTGTACGTTCGGTTTTCTTCGGTTTAGTCATCACGCCTTGGGCGGTCTATTTCTTGTCAGTAGTTGTTGACCAACTGGAAGAGTCCCGACAAAGATTGGCGAAGCTAGTATCTAAACTTGGCGATATGCGTGAGCGAGACCAAGAGCTCAACAATAAACTGCAGCTCAATATCGAGAAGCTTAACCAAGAAATTGAAGAACGTGAGAAAGCGGAAGAAGCGCGTGCTGAAGCTATGCATGATCTCGAAAATGAAGTCTTTCAACGTGAACGAACTCAGCTTGAACTCGCAGAGCGTACCGCACTACTGCGTTCGTTTATCGACGCTTCTCCTGACCTTATTTACTACCGAAACGAAGATGGTGTGTTCTCTGGTTGTAACCGCGCAGTAGAAGAACTTACCGGCAAAACAGAAAAAGATCTGGTTGGCTTAACGCCTTGGGATGTTTACAGCAAAGAAATCGCTCAGCAGGTTGTTGAAACTGATAAGAAAGTCTTTTCTGATAACCAAGCCCTGACCTACGACCAATGGTTGGAATACCCTGATGGTCGTAAGAGCTACTTCGAGCTGCGTAAGGTACCTTTCTACAGTAAAGATGGCCGCCACTTAGGCTTAGTCGGCTTTGGTCGTGATATTACCGAGCGTAAAGAGCATCAAGAATCGTTAGAGAAAGCCAGTCGTGATAAGACTACCTTTATCTCAACCATCAGCCATGAATTAAGAACCCCACTTAACGGGATCATCGGCTTGAGCCGCATGCTACTGGACAGTCAACTGACACCCGAGCAGCGTAAACACATGCAAACCATTAAGGTTAGCGCCGTAACGCTGGGTAATATCTTTAACGATATTATCGATATGGATAAGTTTGATCGCCGCAAGCTAGAGTTATTCCCAACCCCGATTAACTTTGAAGATTTCGTTGTCGAGATTGAGAGTATTTCTGCATTGATGGCAGAGCAAAAAGGGTTGAGGTTTGATCTAGAAAGGTTGTCCGATCTTCCTGCATCTGTCGAAGTCGATGGTACGCGCTTGAGACAGGTGCTGTGGAACCTTGTCAGTAACGCGATGAAGTTCACCAAAGGTGGTGGTGTAGTAATGACGGTCAGCGCCGATATCGATGGTGATTTTGCTGACATCACGATGGAAGTTGAGGATACCGGTATTGGTATTCCAGAGAGTGAAATCGAGAAGATCTTTGCAATGTACTATCAAGTGAAGTCAGGAGCCGACAACCTGCACGCTGTTGGTACTGGTATTGGTCTTGCTGTATCTAAGCAATTGATCAACATGATGGATGGCGACATTGATGTCACCAGTGAAGAAGGCTTTGGTAGCACATTTACCGTTTCGATTCGCGTGCCGGTGAATCACGATACTCAGGCACTGATTAAAACACCAAGAAAGCAGTCGAACCTTAAAATCTTTATGGTGGAAGATATTGAACTCAATATCACGGTTGCTCGCTCTCTACTTGAAAGCCTTGGCCATGAAGTGACGGTGGTGATGACTGGTAAAGAAGCGCAAATTGTCTTCAACCCTAAAGACTATGATTTGGTGCTTCTGGATATTCAGTTACCAGATATGACAGGTTTCGACATCGCTCAGTACTACCGAGAGAAATATAGCCAGTTACCTCCTTTAGTTGCTTTGACGGCGAACGTTTTAAGCAACAAGCAAGAATATTTTCAGAAAGGTATGGACGAGGCGATCAGCAAGCCGCTGTCGGTTCGCGCTATTCAAGATGTCATCAGCGAGCTTATTGAGGATGCCCCAGAGGTTAATGAGAAAGCCAAGGGTATTGATACAGTAAAGGATGTTGAGAAAGCTACTGGTGTTGAGAAAGCAACCGGTGTTGAAAAAGTAGTAGCGAGGAAGCCGGTTCTTTCTTCGGTTGATACGGCCCTGCTTGATATTGATATGCTAGAGTCTTATGTTGACATTGTTGGACCGAAACCGGTTTTGGATAGTATCGTGATGTTTGAAAATATGATGCCGGAGTATATGGAAATCTTGAACTCTAACATGGTCGCAAAAGATCAAGACAGCATCGTTTCTGAAGCTCATAAGATTAAAGGTGCGGCCGGTTCGATTGGTTTGAAGCGCATACAACAAGTCGCTCAGAAAGCTCAATCTCCAGATATGCCAGCGTGGTGGGAAAATATCTCAGATTGGGTCGATGAAATTAATAACGAATACCAGAATGATATTGAAGTATTAAAGAGTTGGTTAAATCAAAGGTAG
- a CDS encoding diguanylate cyclase translates to MELVMTWLWDKAYGYGIYIVIVLLIALICWHLYSRYQSHIEKLLLSTPSPLYFVDVRSGEILYANLQAMQLLGIRQIGVNFRFPTVESENSFRHYLTNHINSRSFEQISFWALSEFESFKVNLVGRKIHFRSKKAWMIHASPYKNTNEELSQEVRELNVARTALDSLSELIYVKDQKGELVTSNRSFKKFWHGRAEEGTLSVSGGALKGRVSERSWTTDQDGKSCLLETYQSVLLSQDGSTIGTLSISHDVTDWHDMQQKLRGEMEKRKDTEVALAQRDTILQNILEASPDSIGIFNENMVYQACNKPFVAALGISEVSDLIGKRLQDVVPHSIYTRISETDHQVLHQSKSLRYIDKVVSSDGAFTWYDVVKSPFRDPASSTNGVLIMARDITERYLAEQKLEEANLELERLSFMDSLTKVSNRRRFDEQLSTLWHYHVRERLPLTIMLCDIDFFKGYNDFYGHQQGDDALIQVSQAFKQVLSRSSDCVARYGGEEFGFILPNTTTDGALLVASRIHDEVLKLGLIHEKSAVSEFITVSIGIISYIPSPDDEMESAVAMADSALYQAKSDGRNRSMVHPSSIS, encoded by the coding sequence ATGGAACTGGTAATGACTTGGTTGTGGGACAAGGCGTATGGCTACGGTATATATATCGTGATCGTATTGCTAATTGCTCTCATCTGCTGGCATCTTTATTCGCGTTATCAGTCGCACATTGAAAAGCTTCTACTCTCTACTCCCTCACCACTTTACTTTGTCGATGTACGAAGTGGTGAAATCTTGTATGCCAATCTTCAAGCTATGCAATTATTGGGTATCCGCCAAATCGGTGTTAATTTTCGTTTTCCTACCGTGGAAAGTGAAAACAGTTTCCGTCACTACTTAACCAATCACATTAACTCTCGATCATTTGAGCAAATTTCGTTTTGGGCACTTTCCGAATTTGAGTCTTTTAAGGTCAATTTAGTCGGCCGTAAAATCCACTTTAGAAGCAAGAAAGCCTGGATGATCCATGCCTCGCCTTATAAAAATACCAATGAAGAACTGTCCCAAGAAGTTCGTGAGCTCAATGTCGCGCGCACGGCTTTAGATTCTTTGTCTGAGCTGATCTACGTGAAAGATCAGAAAGGTGAGTTAGTGACGAGTAATCGCTCGTTTAAAAAGTTTTGGCATGGTCGTGCTGAAGAGGGCACCCTGAGTGTTTCTGGTGGAGCATTAAAAGGTCGTGTAAGTGAACGCTCTTGGACCACAGACCAAGATGGAAAAAGCTGCTTGCTTGAAACCTACCAAAGTGTCTTGCTTTCACAAGATGGCTCAACCATAGGTACGCTCTCGATTAGCCATGATGTAACCGATTGGCACGACATGCAGCAAAAGTTGCGCGGAGAGATGGAAAAACGAAAAGACACCGAAGTCGCGCTTGCACAGCGTGATACCATTCTACAAAACATCCTGGAGGCCAGCCCGGACTCCATTGGTATCTTTAATGAAAACATGGTTTATCAAGCGTGTAATAAACCATTTGTGGCTGCGCTGGGAATCTCTGAAGTGAGTGACTTGATCGGTAAGCGTTTACAAGATGTGGTGCCACATAGCATCTATACGCGAATTTCAGAAACCGATCATCAAGTGCTTCATCAAAGTAAATCGCTGCGTTATATCGACAAAGTGGTCTCAAGTGATGGAGCATTTACTTGGTATGATGTAGTCAAATCACCATTTAGAGATCCAGCATCGAGCACTAATGGTGTGTTGATCATGGCGCGTGATATTACCGAGCGCTATCTAGCAGAACAAAAGCTTGAAGAGGCGAACCTTGAACTTGAACGCCTCAGCTTTATGGATAGCTTGACTAAAGTTTCCAACCGACGCCGCTTTGATGAACAGCTTTCGACACTATGGCATTACCATGTGCGTGAGAGGCTACCATTGACGATCATGCTGTGTGATATCGACTTTTTTAAAGGCTATAACGATTTTTATGGTCACCAACAAGGTGATGATGCTCTGATTCAAGTTTCGCAGGCATTCAAGCAAGTACTCAGTCGCTCGTCTGATTGCGTGGCTCGTTATGGCGGGGAAGAGTTCGGCTTTATTTTGCCAAATACGACTACGGATGGTGCGCTTCTTGTTGCAAGTCGTATTCATGATGAAGTACTTAAGTTAGGTCTGATACACGAAAAATCAGCGGTCTCTGAATTTATCACGGTGAGTATTGGCATTATTTCTTATATTCCATCACCTGATGACGAAATGGAGTCCGCAGTTGCGATGGCTGACAGTGCACTCTACCAAGCTAAATCTGACGGTCGAAATCGTTCAATGGTACATCCTTCTTCAATTAGCTAG
- a CDS encoding TIGR01212 family radical SAM protein (This family includes YhcC from E. coli K-12, an uncharacterized radical SAM protein.), translating into MQLHELVNTIGQDLQRRYGEKVHKLTLHGGFSCPNRDGTIGRGGCTFCNVASFADEQTQIQSIADQLKDRAGEIARAKKYLAYFQAYTSTYAEVQVLKNMYEEALKAPGADIVGLCVGTRPDCVPDSVLELLAGYVEQGYEIWLELGLQTANDKTLKRINRGHDFAVYETITQRARALGIKVCTHLIVGLPKETKVDNLETLDKVLAVGTDGIKLHGLHIVEGSTMAKAWKAGKLEAPTLEEYIDIASEIIQRTPANVVYHRVSSAARRPTLLSPLWCENRWLAMTEIGRELDKTGAQGIKTGTAFKYTLPVLNSANL; encoded by the coding sequence ATGCAATTACATGAGTTGGTTAATACTATCGGCCAAGATCTTCAGCGTCGTTATGGTGAGAAGGTTCATAAGCTGACACTTCATGGTGGTTTTAGCTGCCCAAATAGAGATGGGACCATCGGTCGCGGTGGATGTACTTTTTGTAACGTTGCTTCGTTTGCGGATGAACAAACTCAAATTCAAAGTATTGCTGATCAGCTAAAAGATCGCGCCGGTGAGATCGCTCGTGCGAAGAAGTATCTTGCTTATTTTCAGGCATACACCAGCACTTATGCTGAAGTCCAAGTGCTCAAAAATATGTATGAAGAAGCGCTTAAAGCACCAGGTGCCGATATCGTAGGTCTTTGTGTTGGCACTAGGCCAGACTGCGTGCCTGATTCGGTATTGGAACTGCTAGCGGGTTACGTGGAACAAGGCTATGAGATTTGGCTAGAGCTAGGATTACAAACAGCCAATGATAAAACCCTTAAACGAATTAACCGTGGTCATGATTTTGCGGTGTATGAAACGATCACTCAGCGCGCACGGGCTTTAGGTATCAAAGTTTGTACGCACCTTATCGTCGGCCTGCCAAAAGAAACCAAAGTCGATAATCTGGAAACGTTGGATAAGGTATTAGCTGTTGGTACTGATGGTATCAAGCTTCACGGCCTTCATATTGTTGAGGGCAGTACCATGGCCAAAGCGTGGAAAGCTGGCAAACTCGAAGCGCCGACCCTGGAAGAGTATATTGATATCGCCAGTGAAATTATCCAGCGTACGCCTGCAAATGTGGTTTATCATCGTGTATCTTCAGCCGCTCGTCGTCCGACACTTCTTTCGCCATTGTGGTGTGAAAACCGCTGGTTAGCGATGACTGAAATTGGTCGTGAACTCGATAAAACAGGTGCGCAGGGCATCAAAACAGGTACGGCTTTCAAGTATACGCTCCCTGTATTAAATAGCGCCAATTTATAG
- the gltB gene encoding glutamate synthase large subunit: MVDQEQNSQGLYTPELEHDACGIGFVAHLKNRKSHDVVTQALDMLARMEHRGGQGCDPCSGDGAGILLQKPHEFLLEEAVKLGIKLPSFEKYGVGVVLFPKDEHKRAQCRDILERNAQRLELEVIGYRELPTDNSMIGADPLSTEPQFEHVFISGGPGITPEELERKLYVLRNYTVRVCLESVSNIGDDFYINSMSYKTLVYKGQLTTEQVPQYFLDLQNPTMVTALALVHSRFSTNTFPRWRLAQPFRYIAHNGEINTVRGNLNWMKAREAILESDLFTQAEIDMLLPICQEGSSDSSNFDMALEPLVLSGRTLPHALMMMIPEAWQENKNMDPTRRAFYQYHANVMEPWDGPASVCFTDGVQVGATLDRNGLRPSRYTVTKDDFLVMASESGVVEIAPENVEYRGRLQPGRIFVADLEQGRIISDEEVKDGIAKSQPYEKWVEENLLSLKKLPDASNEFNQPSPEKLLHKQQSFGVSSEEVNEIILPLAKTGYEPLSAMGADWPLAILSHQSQHLSNYFKQLFAQVTNPPIDPIRERMVMSLNTYLGKDQNLLAETPEHCQKVELESPVLSNSELEKLRAIDNEHLQSKTLDIVFQANGDQGKLERALKRICQYAEDAVIDGYSIILLTDRAVNSNHAAIPAMLAVGAVHHHLIRKGLRAKCDIVVETGDARETHHFATLIGYGANAVNPYLVIETIVELQRTKKLDPNVHPREFFDNYRKGVNGGLLKIFSKMGISTLQSYHGAQIFEALGVSKSVVEKYFTGTVSRIQGLTIDDIAREVLVRHRVGYPAREIPAQILDVGGVYQWKQRGEKHLFNPETISLLQESTRNKDYGQFKKYAKAVDDQGDNAATLRSQLDFIKNPAGSIPLAEVEPIENILKRFATGAMSFGSISHEAHSTLAVAMNRIGAKSNSGEGGEDPARFERKENGDWERSAIKQVASGRFGVTSYYLSNADELQIKMAQGAKPGEGGQLPGDKVDDWIGATRHSTPGVGLISPPPHHDIYSIEDLAQLIYDLKNANRNGRVNVKLVSEAGVGTIASGVAKAKADVVLIAGFDGGTGASPMSSIRHTGLPWELGLAETHQTLLKNGLRNRIVVQSDGQMKTPRDLAVATLLGAEEWGVATAALVVEGCIMMRKCHKNTCPVGIATQNKTLRERFDGRVEDVVTFFQYMAEGLREVMAELGFRSIDEMVGQSHKLKVRDDIGHWKYKNLDLTPVLHIEQARAEDGIYNQTKQNHNLEDVLDRKLIQAAIPALEKGEAVNATFPIINTDRSAGTMLSNEISKVYKDQGLPQPMNVKFHGSAGQSFGAFLAKGVKFEVEGDANDYWGKGLSGGTLVLYPDAKSSIVAEDNIVVGNVCFYGATSGESFIRGMAGERFCVRNSGAKVVVEGVGDHGCEYMTGGAAIILGSTGRNFAAGMSGGVAYVWDKAGDFETKLNAELVDLDPIEQEDKDLLLDMLTKHVEFTGSEVAQSFLDNFETSVASLVKVMPRDYKAVLEKRKAEAQQAQTEEVEAV, from the coding sequence ATGGTAGATCAAGAGCAGAACTCACAGGGTCTGTATACTCCTGAATTGGAGCATGACGCTTGTGGTATCGGTTTTGTTGCGCATCTAAAGAATCGCAAATCTCATGATGTAGTAACTCAAGCACTCGATATGCTTGCACGTATGGAACACCGTGGCGGCCAAGGCTGCGATCCGTGTTCTGGTGATGGTGCAGGTATCCTGCTACAGAAGCCGCACGAATTCTTACTAGAAGAAGCCGTAAAGCTTGGAATTAAACTGCCATCTTTTGAAAAATATGGTGTTGGTGTTGTACTTTTCCCTAAAGATGAACACAAACGTGCACAGTGTCGTGACATTCTAGAACGCAATGCACAGCGCCTAGAGTTAGAAGTTATCGGTTACCGTGAACTTCCAACTGACAATTCAATGATTGGTGCTGACCCACTAAGCACTGAACCTCAATTTGAACACGTATTTATCTCTGGCGGCCCTGGTATCACTCCAGAAGAACTGGAGCGCAAACTGTATGTTCTACGTAACTACACCGTTCGTGTTTGCCTAGAAAGCGTGTCAAATATCGGTGATGACTTCTACATCAACTCTATGTCTTACAAGACATTGGTGTACAAAGGTCAGCTAACAACAGAACAAGTTCCTCAGTACTTCCTAGATCTGCAAAACCCAACCATGGTGACAGCTCTAGCACTGGTACACTCTCGTTTCTCTACCAATACATTCCCACGTTGGCGTCTAGCTCAGCCTTTCCGTTATATCGCACACAATGGCGAAATTAACACGGTTCGCGGTAACCTAAACTGGATGAAAGCGCGTGAAGCGATCCTTGAATCGGATCTGTTCACACAAGCTGAAATCGACATGCTGCTTCCTATCTGTCAGGAAGGTAGCTCGGATTCATCAAACTTCGATATGGCGCTTGAGCCTCTTGTTCTTTCAGGTCGTACTCTGCCACACGCATTGATGATGATGATCCCTGAAGCCTGGCAAGAAAACAAAAACATGGATCCAACTCGTCGTGCGTTCTACCAGTACCACGCGAACGTAATGGAACCATGGGATGGCCCTGCATCAGTATGTTTCACCGATGGTGTTCAAGTTGGTGCAACACTTGACCGGAATGGTCTGCGTCCTTCTCGCTACACGGTGACCAAAGACGACTTCCTAGTAATGGCGTCTGAATCTGGCGTAGTAGAAATCGCACCAGAAAACGTTGAATACCGTGGTCGTCTACAGCCTGGTCGTATCTTCGTTGCTGACCTTGAGCAAGGCCGCATCATTTCTGATGAAGAAGTGAAAGACGGTATCGCTAAATCGCAACCCTACGAAAAATGGGTTGAAGAGAATCTTCTGAGCTTGAAAAAGCTACCGGATGCGAGCAACGAATTTAACCAACCTTCTCCAGAGAAACTGCTTCACAAACAGCAATCGTTTGGTGTGAGCTCTGAAGAAGTAAACGAAATCATTCTCCCTCTTGCAAAAACAGGCTACGAGCCACTTTCTGCAATGGGTGCTGACTGGCCGCTAGCGATTCTGTCTCATCAATCGCAGCACCTTTCAAACTACTTTAAGCAGTTGTTTGCACAAGTAACTAACCCGCCGATCGACCCGATTCGTGAGCGTATGGTTATGTCTCTGAACACTTACCTAGGTAAAGATCAGAACCTACTTGCTGAAACACCTGAACACTGTCAAAAAGTGGAACTTGAGTCTCCTGTTCTTTCTAACTCAGAGTTAGAGAAACTTCGTGCAATCGATAACGAGCACCTTCAATCGAAGACGCTAGATATCGTATTCCAAGCAAACGGAGATCAAGGCAAGTTAGAGCGCGCACTTAAGCGTATCTGTCAGTACGCAGAAGACGCAGTGATTGATGGTTACTCTATCATTCTACTGACTGACCGTGCCGTTAACTCTAACCACGCCGCTATTCCAGCAATGCTGGCAGTTGGCGCGGTTCACCACCACCTAATCCGTAAAGGTCTACGCGCTAAGTGTGACATCGTTGTTGAAACGGGTGATGCTCGTGAAACTCACCATTTTGCAACACTTATCGGTTACGGTGCGAACGCAGTTAACCCATACCTAGTTATTGAAACGATTGTTGAATTGCAACGTACTAAGAAGCTAGATCCAAACGTACACCCACGTGAGTTCTTCGATAACTACCGTAAAGGTGTCAACGGCGGTCTACTGAAGATCTTCTCTAAGATGGGGATCTCTACGTTACAGTCTTACCATGGTGCTCAAATTTTTGAAGCCCTTGGTGTTAGCAAATCGGTGGTTGAAAAATACTTTACTGGTACTGTTTCTCGTATCCAAGGTCTAACGATCGACGATATCGCACGAGAAGTACTGGTTCGTCACCGTGTTGGTTACCCTGCTCGTGAAATCCCAGCTCAAATTCTTGACGTTGGTGGTGTTTACCAGTGGAAACAACGTGGTGAGAAACACTTGTTCAACCCTGAAACGATTTCTCTACTTCAAGAGTCGACGCGTAACAAAGATTACGGTCAATTCAAGAAGTACGCAAAAGCAGTCGATGACCAAGGCGACAACGCAGCAACGCTACGTAGCCAACTTGATTTCATCAAGAACCCTGCAGGCTCTATTCCTCTAGCGGAAGTAGAACCAATCGAGAACATCCTTAAGCGTTTCGCAACAGGCGCAATGAGCTTTGGTTCAATCTCGCATGAGGCTCACTCAACACTCGCTGTTGCGATGAACCGCATTGGCGCGAAATCAAACTCAGGTGAAGGTGGTGAAGACCCAGCACGTTTCGAGCGTAAAGAAAATGGCGACTGGGAACGTTCAGCAATCAAACAGGTGGCTTCTGGTCGCTTTGGTGTAACGTCTTACTACCTATCTAACGCTGATGAGCTGCAAATCAAGATGGCTCAAGGTGCGAAACCTGGCGAAGGTGGTCAACTACCTGGTGATAAGGTTGATGACTGGATCGGCGCAACACGTCACTCGACTCCGGGCGTAGGTCTTATCTCGCCACCGCCACACCACGATATCTACTCAATCGAGGATTTGGCTCAACTAATCTACGATCTGAAAAATGCTAACCGTAATGGCCGTGTAAACGTGAAGCTAGTATCGGAAGCAGGCGTAGGTACGATTGCATCAGGCGTAGCGAAAGCAAAAGCTGACGTGGTACTTATCGCAGGTTTTGATGGTGGTACAGGTGCATCTCCGATGTCTTCTATCCGTCACACAGGTCTGCCTTGGGAACTGGGTCTAGCAGAAACGCACCAAACACTACTGAAAAACGGCCTGCGTAACCGTATCGTTGTTCAGTCTGATGGTCAGATGAAAACACCACGAGACCTTGCAGTCGCAACGTTACTAGGCGCTGAAGAATGGGGCGTAGCAACAGCAGCATTGGTTGTTGAAGGCTGTATCATGATGCGTAAGTGTCACAAAAATACATGTCCTGTTGGTATTGCAACACAGAACAAAACTCTGCGTGAGCGTTTCGACGGCCGCGTAGAAGACGTAGTGACTTTCTTCCAATACATGGCTGAAGGTTTACGTGAAGTAATGGCTGAGCTTGGCTTCCGTTCTATCGACGAAATGGTTGGTCAATCACACAAACTTAAAGTTCGCGATGACATCGGCCACTGGAAGTACAAGAACCTAGATCTAACACCAGTACTGCACATTGAGCAGGCTCGTGCTGAAGACGGTATCTACAACCAGACAAAACAAAATCACAACCTAGAAGACGTTCTAGACCGTAAGTTGATTCAAGCTGCAATTCCAGCACTTGAGAAAGGCGAAGCCGTGAATGCGACCTTCCCTATCATCAACACGGATCGCTCTGCAGGTACCATGCTGTCGAACGAAATCTCGAAGGTTTACAAAGACCAAGGTTTACCACAACCAATGAACGTTAAGTTCCACGGTAGTGCGGGCCAATCTTTCGGTGCATTCCTTGCGAAAGGCGTTAAGTTCGAAGTCGAAGGCGACGCGAACGATTACTGGGGTAAAGGTCTGTCTGGCGGTACATTGGTACTGTACCCAGATGCGAAATCTTCTATCGTTGCAGAAGACAACATCGTAGTGGGTAACGTATGTTTCTACGGTGCCACTTCTGGTGAATCTTTCATTCGCGGTATGGCTGGCGAACGTTTCTGTGTTCGTAACTCAGGTGCGAAGGTTGTAGTTGAAGGTGTTGGTGATCACGGTTGTGAGTACATGACAGGTGGCGCGGCAATTATCCTTGGCTCAACGGGTCGTAACTTTGCTGCAGGTATGAGTGGCGGTGTCGCTTATGTTTGGGATAAAGCAGGTGACTTCGAAACCAAGCTCAACGCAGAACTTGTAGACCTAGACCCAATTGAACAAGAAGATAAAGATCTTCTACTCGATATGCTAACGAAGCATGTTGAATTCACAGGAAGTGAAGTTGCTCAGTCTTTCCTAGACAACTTTGAAACAAGCGTTGCATCACTAGTTAAAGTAATGCCTCGTGACTACAAAGCAGTTCTTGAGAAGCGTAAAGCTGAAGCACAACAGGCACAAACGGAAGAAGTGGAGGCAGTATAA